AAAAATTATTTTCTGAAAGTTTTAAAAGTGTAGGAACTAGTCAATTTGAAATAGCTAAGAATAAAAGTGAATTTCTATTAAGTATAAGGAATCAAATAGAAAATTTAAAAGGAAAGATGAGTTTTTATATAAATGATTATGTCGAAGATTATTTTGGAGATTTAATTTCTTCTTATTGTGAAGTAACAATTATTTATTTTGAAGAGGAAGAGAAAAAAATAACAACTAGATTAACAACTGTTTTTTTTAAAGAGAATGATGAGTGGAGAATAATAAATATGCATAATTCAATTGCAAAAATAACTCAGGAAAAAAATGAAATGTTTCCAATAAGCTATATGTCAAAACTAGAACAAAATAATGAAACTAATATATTTTTACTTGAAAAATTTAGGCGAGGTTTCTTTTCTTTAAAGGAGATTGCATATATTGTTTATTCAAGTATAACAAGAAAAACAATTTTCTATTTGAATAATTTAGAAAGTTTTGAGTTAAAGAAAAAATTTTCTGAGGTTGAAGAAAAATTAAAAAAATTTTCTTTTTTTTGTAAAGTAGATAGAGGAACTTTGGTAAATTTAGAATCTATAAAAATATTAGATTTTAAAGAAGAGTGTATTGTATTTAAAAATCAACAAATATTATATCTAAGTAAAGTAAAATTAAAAAAAATAGAAAATAGATGGAAAAAAATAAAAAAAGAAAATAATATAGAGTTATAAAATAAATGTATTTTTTTTATAAAATTGATGTCTAAATAGTGGAAAAGATATGTTGTATTTTTATCTAACTAGTGTAGCAATAGACTTTTAAGATAATATTAATGTTATAATTGGAGTGTTTAAGAGCAAAAATGTTCTAAAACACTTTTTTTTATGGGAGGAGTTAAGTTGAAAATTTTATTATTTATATTGTTGAGTTTCTATTCTTTTGCTTTTGAATTTACTCCTATGGGATTTGATAAAAGACTAGATACAGGAGAAGGATACGGAGAGTTTCAATATACAAATTCAACTTTAGATGTCCAAAGATATAAAATATCAATTTTGGATAATGGAAAAGAGAATAACATTTCACAGTATGTCAGTGTTTATCCTAAAATTTTAACAGTGAAGCCTAAAAGTGTTGGGGTTATAAAGGTTTATGTACAAACTCCTCCTACTTTAAAAAAGGGATTATATGGTTTTATCCTTAGAAGTGAGGGAGTACCTGTTCCATTTTTACAAAAAAGAGAGAGTGGGAAACTTACTCCAGCAGTTTCTATGAAAACAGCAGTTAATTTAGAAATGCAAGCATATGTAGGAGAAGTAGGAAATGAGTTTGAGATTAGTAATGAAAAAATAGTTACCAAAGAGACAAAAGATGGAAAAAACAAAAAATACTATACAGCTAAGCTAAAAAATAAAAACGGTAGAGGCTATGAATTAGGAGTATGTTTTTTAGATTCTGTAGGAAGTATAATCTCTGTAATTCCAAAGGGAAGATTAGGAAATAATGGAGAACTTACTCTTGAAGAGGAGATTCCTAAATTAGCTGAGTATATATCTTTTTATGATTATAACAACCAAGTATTCGTTTGTCAGAAAATAAGGATTATAATGTAAAGTTATAATAAATAAATTAAAAATCAAGGAGGAAGTAAAAAAAATGAAAAAAATGTTATTGGGGGTAAGTATCCTATCAACACTAGCTTTTGGAGTAAGTAATCCAGGAGATAATGGAGCATCAGCTAGTGGTCAAGGAGCAGCAAGAGTAGGAGTACCTATGGAGGTAAGAGTAGAGATATTACCTAAATCTGGAAAATTGGTATTAGTGGATGAGAATAATAAGTTAATAGATAAGCTTATATTTGACCATGGAAAATTAGTGAAAGGTGGAGCTGTAACTGATTCTATAGTAGAAAAAACAGTAAAATTAAAAAGAGATGATGGGGAAGCTTTTGGAGGAAGCAGTGCATATAAGGTAACTTTTGAAGCTAAAGATTCTTCCGGAGCAGTAGTTAAGATAGCTAATGACTTAGTATTAGTAGGACATGGAATGACTACTGATGAAAAATTAAAATCTAAATTAAAATATAGAGAGGGAGAAATAACTTTAGTAGGAACAGAAACTGAAGTAGAAACAAAGGTTCAATCTATAATAGAGGCTACAGCTTTAAATGGTTCTTCTATAAAAGAGGGGTTATATGTAGGAACTGGAACATTTGAAGCAAAAGTAGAAAATGTAGATTAAAAATAATATTTTTAAAATAAGGAGGAAGAGATTCCTCCCTATTTTAAATAAAAGGGAAGGTATGGAGATGTTTAGAATTTTAATTTTTTTATTTTTATCAATAAAAATATGGGCATATGTTAATATTACTCCATTAACTTTTGATAAAAGAATAGATGGAGAGGGGGGATATAAGGAATACACACTTTCAAACTCAAGTAAAAATATTACTAAATATAGAATATACATTGAAAAAAATAATAAAGAATATGATATGAGTGATTGGGTGGAATTTTTTCCTAAAACACTTACATTAAAGCCAGGGGAGAGTAAAAAAATTAAAGTCTTAATAACAGCTCCAAATGATAGTAGAGAAGGGGAATATACAACTAATCTATGTATCAAAGAAGTTGAAGTTCCTTTGAAAAATAAGGAGTTAAATATTTTAACTAATTTAAAAATAGAGTTAGCTGGTTATGTGGGAGATTTAAAACCAAAGATTGAGATAACAAATATTTATAGGGAAGATAAGAGTTTAAAAATATCTTTTAAAAATACTGGAGAGATAAGGCAATACTTTGAAATGTATTGTTTAGATTCCAAAGAAAAAGAGTTAGTTTATTTAGATAGAGTTAGACTTTTTTCTAAAGAGGAGAAAGAAGTTAAGCTTTTAGTTGAAAAAATAAAAGGAAAGCTTATCATATTAGACCAAGAGGGGAATAATGTTTTAGAAAAGAAAATAAGGAGATTTAAATGAAAAAAATAGATAAGTTTTTATTTATTTTTCTTTTTTGTTTAAACTATATATTTTGTTATTCAAGTAATATTAACTATGAGGATTTAGAAGAGTTATTGAGAAATAATATTATCTCACAAGAAGACTATAATATTTTAATGGGAGAAAATAATCAAGAAACAACCGAAGGAATTTATGGACTTAAAATAAATGGAGAGAGTAAAGCAAAGATTTATAAAGTTTTTGTAAAAAATGGGAAATTATATTTTCCATTAAAGAGTTTTTTTGAAAATATAAATTTTCAAAATTATAGTTTTTCAGATGAGAATGAATTAAAAATATACTTGGGAGAAAATTTAAAGGAGATTATATTAACAAAAGAGGAATTAAAAGTTGATAAAGAGAGAACTAAAAAAATAGAAAAAGATGATATTATCTCTAAAGATGGGGAGTTATATTTAGCTGAAGATTTATTTAAAGAGATATTTTTAAGTAATTTAAGAATTGATAATAATAATTATATTGTAGGTATGTATTTAAATTTTCCAACTCCTGAAGAGATAAAAATAAGAACAGACAGAACTAAGGAAAAATTAGAGGAAGATAAAAATAAGAAAACTTTACAATATACAAATACACCTGAATTATTTGAGTTGGGATATTTGAGAACACAATTTTTGCAAACTTATGAAGTTTCTAAAGATGATGATACTAAAAAGAAAGATTGGGAAGGAAATTTAGAATATCAAGGAGCTTTTTTATATGGACAATTGACAGCAAATTATGATTTAAAAGAAAAGAAGTTTCAAGATATAACTTTAAAATATAATGAGATTTGGGAAAAACATACTTTAGAAGTAGGAAATTATAGTGTAGGTAGTGAAGCAGCAAGAGAGTGGGGAGTAAATTTTAAAAAAGATAAAGGGTATATTATTACATCAGATAAAACATATATTATAAGAGAAAATGTTCCAATAGGAAGTAGGGTAGAATTACTATATTTAGGATTTGCTATTGATGTACAAGATGAAAAAAATGGAAGTGTAGAATTTAAAAATTCAGAAATAAAGAGTAATAGAGAATACACATTAAAAATTTACGAACCTTCAGGGAATATTATTCTAAAGAAGATAAGTACAACTAGTGATTACAATCAACAAAATAAGGGGCAGTTTGAATACAATATAAATTTAAGAGAAGATGATGAGAGTAAAAAGGTTAGAGCAAATTCAAAAATTTATTATGGATTGACTGACAATTTAACTTTTGGATTAGGATATGATAAAGAGATAGAAAATTTAAATACTAGATATGAATATATTGAGAATGGTAGTTTAGAAGCTATTTATAATGATACTTTTTTTAGCTATCCATATGTTTTAAGCTATGAGGATAAAAGGGTATTTACAAAAATATATGATAAGGATAGAAAGAAAAATACTAAAGACAAAAACAGTAAACACTTTAAAGGACAGATAGATATAAATAAATTAAGATTAAAATTTGAAAATGACTTTAAAGAAAAATATTATGAAGAAAAGAGAGATGAAAATTATACAGTAGAGTATAGACCTTTTAAATCATTAGAATTAGGATATGAATATGATAAAACATATTATTATGATGGTTCTGAAAAAAATAATTCTAAATATAAAGTAGGTTACTCGAAAAGTTTTAAATCTCTGTTGTGGACTGCTGAATATGAAAAATATATAAATGATAAATCTGAATATAATCTAAATGTTTATTACAATGGATTTAGAAATCACTCTGTAAGATTGGAAAATAGCTGGACAAATGATGGAAAAGATTATGAAGTAGGACTAACTTTATTTTCAAATACTAATAAGACATTTGATTATACTTTTGAGGCTAGGTACTCTGAAAAAACAAAAGAGGCTTTTACTTTTAGGTTTAATATGAAACTTAATGATTGGTTTACTTATGAAGGAAATTTTGATAAATTAGGAAATCAAAAACATAAAGTAGGGGTAGATAAAATATTTGATTTAAAACATCCTTTAGAAAAGGTAGAGACACTAGATAGTTGTAGAGTAAAAATTATTACATTTATAGATTTGAATGATAATAATATCTGTGATGAAGATGAGCCAAGAATAGATAATGTTAAAGTAAAAGTTGGGGGTAAAGAAGTTTTAACAGATAAAAGAGGAGAAGGTATGTTATATGGGATACCAAATCATATTGTGTATGACTTAAATCCTACTATAAGGAAACCATCATTTGTTTTAGGAAATAATAAAATAAAAATAAGAGGAACAACTTCATCTACACTAGTAGCCTATATTCCAGTAAAGCCTTTATTAACTCTAACAGGAATAGTCAATGTTGATAGTAGTTTAAATAAAACTTTAAATGAAAAAATAGCTATGTTTGAAGAAATTTTAATAAAGGTAAAGGATATTTCAGGAAAAGTTTTAGATATGGCTATTCCTGATGAAACAGGAATTTTTGAAATAAGTGGATTACTTCCAAAAAAATATTATTTAGAAATTATTTATACTGGAATAGATAAAAACTTTGAAAAATATGAAGAGATAATACAGTTGAGTTATTTTGATAAGACAGATGGAAATATGTTTGTTGTTAATTTATTAGAAAATGCAATAAGCTTAAATAAAAAAGGAGAATATGAAGTTGAGTAGGAGAGTTATTTTAATTATCATTATTTTTTTTAATTTTATTTTCAGTTTTTCTGAAGATAAAATAGAAGTATATCCACCATATTTAGAATTAGAAGACGGAATGAAAATTCCTCAACTTCCAACTGATGATTTAACAGAAGTTGACTTACAAGGAAATATTATAGGAAAGAGAGAATTAGAGAAAAATACCACAGTATATTTAGAGAGTAGAGTAAATGTTTTTGTTCCATTAGAGATTATATCTGATATTGATATAGAAGCAATTATCTTAGATAATCAAAAATTAAAGATACCTTTTGAAGTGGAGTTTAATAAGGTTCCAGAGAAGAAAGATTATTATAAATTATGCTATAGTGAGACTGAAATAGATATAGATCAAGATGGAAAAACAGATACGTTTATCTACTCCTCTCCATTTATCAATACAAAGATAAAAACAGATAATATTTTATATATAGATGGAGAAAATATTTCAAAGGAAGGTACTTTTAAGAAAAAAGTATATATGACAATAGAGATAAAGGAGTAAAGATGAGGAAAATAGGGATTACTTTATTATTTATGTTAAACTCTCTAATAGCTCTTTCAGAAATTGGAATAAAAATTTTTGAACCAATTAGATTTAAAGAGGTAATAACAAATACTATAAGTAGTGAAGAAGTTATAGGAGAAGGAGTATTAGAGATAGCTACAGATAATTTAAAAGAGGATAAAGGGAAAAATTAAAATTTTATTTTCCTAAAAAGGATTGATAACTAATAGAAAAAAGTGGTTAAAAATAAAAGAGTATAGATTAGAAACAAAAAATAATGATTTTATAGTAACAAAAGAAGTTGAGTATGTGAGGATATATGCAGTTTTAAATAAAAGAGATATTGATAATGGAGAAGAAGCAGAAATAATAGAGGGAGAGTATATAGGGTATGTTCCTATTATTGTTTCACAGTATGGAAGGCTTATAAATTAAAGGGGAAAAATGAAGAAGTTAATTTTAATATTTTATGTAATTATTAGTTTTAAAACTTTAAGTGTAGAAAATTTAAGATTTGAAGTAGAAAAGATAGATGAAAATTTAGTTTTGGTTAATATTGTTGGTGTGGAGAAAAAAGAGATAAAAAATGATTTTGAAGAGTACCCTTATCATAAAGTAAGAAAAGGAGAATACTTAAATAAAATAGCTAAAGATTATCAAAAAAGACCAGCAAAATTAGTACAGATAAATGAGTTAAAAAATCCTAATTTAATTTATCCAAAACAAAAAATCTATTTAGAAAAAAAGAAGAGTATAGATATTGAAAAAATTCCAAAATATCATATAGTTCAAAGAGGAGAAAATATTATTTCAATAGCTTTAGAATATGAACTAGATTGGAAACAAATATTGAGATTAAATAGTTTAGAAAGTGTAACCGATATATATCCTGGTCAAAAGATAGTATTAAAGTAAGTTTTGGAGAGAATAATGATTAAATATTTAAAAAGAAGAATAAAGCTTTTATTATATTTTATGATTTTTTTTATAAATATATTGGCGGTAGAAAGAGAGATACCACATAGTATTATTACTGAAAATCCTAAAAAAGATGTTACTACCATAGAGACTCTAAAAAAATATAAAGATAAAGCTGAACTTAATATAACAGTAACAAAATTAAAAACAGAAGAGATTCCAGTTGAAGTAGATAAAAACAGAAAGAAACTACTTTTAACTTTAAAGGGAATAGAGGGAAAGAATGTTTATCCAGTTGAAAATATAGAGGATATTCCCAATCCTAATACTAGCTTAGGCAGAAGAAATATAAATAGAATGAGAGTTAATAATAATCTAAGAACTACAAGATATGATATAACAACTGGAGAAAAGAGAACAAAATTAGAGATAGACTATAAAGAGTTACCTAAAAATACATATTTGGCAGTTACAGATAAAAATTTTAATTTAGAGAAAATATATAGAGCGAATTATAGAGATTACTCCGCACCTAGAGGGAATAGTGTTTCAGTTAAGCTGTGGTTGTTTGGAGAAGAGATGGGAAGCTTAACAAATTTAATTATAAATCCAAATAACAACAGTAGTGGAAATATTGAAATAAGAAAAAATGGAGAGTTTATTTTTCCTGAATCTGCTACTGAACAAAATGGACTTAATACAGTTTTTGATATACAGGGAAGTCCATTAGTTTATGACTATGAAGATAGTGATTATATAGAACTCCAAAATATTGGCGGAGCAGGAAGTACTTCAATTTCAAATATTCAAAACAGTAAAGGAAGTTTTTATAGATATAGAAATGAATATGCTGAATGTAGTATACCAGGATATAATCTAAAAACTAGAATCTGGAGTGATAGTTCAAAGTTGGAATTTACATTGAGAAAGAATGGAACAACTGATGGATATGTAAAATTTAAGATAGTACATAAAGCTTCTGATGGAACTATACGTCAAGAAATAACAGTAGAGATGTTTATAAATAACAAAAAATTTGATAGTTATTTTTCTGTTTTAACAGCATATAGTAGAGTATATAATTTTAGAGAGATAAGTCCAAGTTATGATTATAGTGTGGGAGATTATTATTACCATATTCCTATAAATGAAGGAGTTGTAGTTTCAAATTTAATATGTGATAGATTGGATTATAATATCAAAACTCCTACATCTTCTAATTCAATAACAGTAGTTAAGACTTGGGGAGAGAGGGCAGGACAATATTTATTACAAGATTATTGGAATGAGATTGAATCATATTTTCAGGGATTTAATGAGGAAACTTATTATAAGAAGATAAATGCTAAAGTAAGTAGTAGTTATGTAAAAGTATATGAGAGTTGGATAAATCCAAAATCTGGTAGTGGAACAACACAATATTTTGAATTCCAAGGAAGTTATTTAACTTATGCTAATAACAAGAGAAAAATAGAATTAAAAACTACAGGTTGTTTAACAGATGGACGATTTAGTAGTTTTGGTGTAGATATGAGTGGTGAAATAGTTGGACTTCCAATAAAAAATAGAGACCTAAGCATAAATTTAAAAAATGGTGTTAATAAAGTAATTGATTTTAAAAATGGAGAGAGTTTTTATGTGACAAAAAAAGAAAGTAACTCTAGATTTTATTGGATTTTTAATGGAAATTATACCAATGATTTATATGAAGATGGAGTTAGATTTGGTGAAGTATATTCAGCAAATAGAGATGGGTTTGATTATTATACTTTACAATTTAAAGATATTGAATTAAAAAAATATAAAAGAACATATAACATAGTTGGGAAAGATGGGGTTTATTATAGTGGGAATGAAATCGTAGTACCTGAATTTAATCCTGTGATACTTATAGATAATTCTCATTCTTCTCTAGAAAAGGAAATTGTAAGATATGTTGATATTAGTGATAAATTTGAAATAAATTCTAGTTTAACTATCAATTTAGGGGAAATATATTTTAATGCTTATGATGATATAGTTGTATTAAGAGATAATGCTTCAAAGCCCCCATATATAGTATTACCATGGGATGTCTATCTACAAGATAAAGAAAATGGAACAGAAATTCAGGTTGAGTTAACTTTTAGCAGAGATAATGATAGTAGTAAAAAAATGGTAATGAAAAACTATAACACTTCTTCAGCTTTTGGTGGAGGAAATGGCGGAACTGTTTATTTAAAAATAGATTTTTCAGAATATCAAAAATTAGTAGCTAATGGTGGAAATAGAACCTATACTCTTATGGGAGAAAAAATAAAAGTAGGAATAGATATAGATAAAGCTCCTTTAAATGGGACTCCAGCGAGAGAAATTGAAAAAGAGATTGTTTCTAGTATAACTATACGTACAAATAAGGTAGAGCCTTCAATCTCAAAAATTATCTTTAAGAAAAATACACCATTATTAAAAAGTGAATTTTTTAGTATTTTAAATCAAAATATAACTTATTTAAATCCCAATAAAGATGGATATAATTATAATCAAACTATTGATTTATCTGGAGAAATTGCACAATATAATTATACTACAAGAAAACATAACTATGAAATTTTAGATAATGATGGAAGGATAATAAAAGGATTTATTACTTCTAATGGAAGTGGAGGATATTGGGAAAATTTAGATATAGGTGATGGAAATAAAGTAACTATTTCTCAAGGAAAAGATACAAAAACTTATATGGCTTTAAATAAATGGAATTATAGGGCAAGTTCTGGAGAAATATCAATAAAACACTATATAGAAAGTTATCCAGAAACAAACCAATATTTTAAATTTAATTTTGAATTGCCAGATTTTGATCCATATACTTATTATGACGAAAATACAGATACAATAGGGAAACTAGCAAGTGTAAGTATTAATTTATCCAATGGAAATTCTGTCAATGGAAAAAAACAGGTAAAATTAGGCAAAGTAAGAACTAAAAACTATGATATTGAGATAACTAAAGATGAAAATGATTCACAAGGATTAAGAATAGAAAATCAATCTTTAGAGGTAGATATTTTAGAGGAGGGAACACTTACTCCAACAAGTTATAAAGCAAAAATTATTATGAAAACTAGTAGTGGAGAGATATCAAGTATTGTAGGAAAAGCTCAAGAAGCTGATATATATGTAGAGGTTCCTGATAATTTACCAAGTAATAAGAATTATATTATTCAATCTTCTCATAAAGAAGGAAATATATTTGATGATAATAATTATCTGCTTAGAATTGGAAGAACAGGATTTTTCAAAGAGTTGATAAAAGAGATAAAAATAGGAAGTCAACGAATAGAAGGACAAGCAACTATCAATGTAACCTCTGATTATACATTGGGTGAGAAGATAATTTTTAAAACTGCAAGTAATCCTTTTAATGAAGGATTGAGTTTAGAAAATAGTGTAACTGGTATTAGTTTAGAAGAGATTACTGGGCATGGAATGTTAAAAATTCAATCTGGAGATAAAGCACAAGTTCAAATTGCTTCATCTAGAACTAATAGAGAAACAGCTTTTTATTCTAATGATAATAGTTTTGTAGAGGTTGCTTTTCCAAATGGAAATAAGATGAAAATAGGATTTGATAAGAATGAGAATAATAAATTAAAACTTTCATTTACTAAAATTATGTTGGGAAATTCAAAAGAATCTAGATTTAGATTAGTTATTAAAGGAGCAGATGATACAATAAAAGCTGTGTATAAATTTAAAGTAAAATTTCCAGAGAGTTTTCTTAGGATAGATAAAATTGAAAATATGGATTTTGGACAAGGAATAGTGGGGTTAAATGGTTATAAGGCAAAGGGAACAGTATTTATAAGTACAGCAAAGTCAATTTCAAGTACCAATTTGAACATAGTGCTTGATACTAAAGAAGTTTCTTTAATAAAGGAGAATAGTGCTAGCTTACCTGAGTTAAAGGCAAAAATAGAAGAGGAAAAATTAGAGGAAATAACTGAGAGCACACTAGAAAATAATTATAAATATATACTAGGTGGGGAATTAGATATCCCTAAAGATACAAATCTAGGTATATACAAAGGTACAGTACAAGTAACAGTATCTATAAGGGAGTAAAAATGAAAAAAAAATATATTATTTTTATTATAATAATAGCGATATTTTATTTAAAGACTTATCATGCAAAGCAATTTATAGAGTGTGATTATGA
Above is a window of Fusobacterium mortiferum ATCC 9817 DNA encoding:
- a CDS encoding LysM peptidoglycan-binding domain-containing protein, whose protein sequence is MKKLILIFYVIISFKTLSVENLRFEVEKIDENLVLVNIVGVEKKEIKNDFEEYPYHKVRKGEYLNKIAKDYQKRPAKLVQINELKNPNLIYPKQKIYLEKKKSIDIEKIPKYHIVQRGENIISIALEYELDWKQILRLNSLESVTDIYPGQKIVLK
- a CDS encoding COG1470 family protein; amino-acid sequence: MFRILIFLFLSIKIWAYVNITPLTFDKRIDGEGGYKEYTLSNSSKNITKYRIYIEKNNKEYDMSDWVEFFPKTLTLKPGESKKIKVLITAPNDSREGEYTTNLCIKEVEVPLKNKELNILTNLKIELAGYVGDLKPKIEITNIYREDKSLKISFKNTGEIRQYFEMYCLDSKEKELVYLDRVRLFSKEEKEVKLLVEKIKGKLIILDQEGNNVLEKKIRRFK
- a CDS encoding LytTR family transcriptional regulator; protein product: MENNLDEVEKLFSESFKSVGTSQFEIAKNKSEFLLSIRNQIENLKGKMSFYINDYVEDYFGDLISSYCEVTIIYFEEEEKKITTRLTTVFFKENDEWRIINMHNSIAKITQEKNEMFPISYMSKLEQNNETNIFLLEKFRRGFFSLKEIAYIVYSSITRKTIFYLNNLESFELKKKFSEVEEKLKKFSFFCKVDRGTLVNLESIKILDFKEECIVFKNQQILYLSKVKLKKIENRWKKIKKENNIEL